The Paenibacillus antri genomic sequence GTGTTCACCGCACTGTCGTCGACGCTCGCATTCCATAAGCAGAAGAAGGTGGACGTGCGGAGCGGCTTGCTGTTCTTCGCGAGCAGCGGTCCCGCAGCGTTACTCGGCGCTTCGTTCACGGGACTGATCGCGCCCGGACCGTTCCAGATCGGCTTCGGCTGTTTTATTTTGTTCGTGTCCGCTCTGCTTTTGCTGAAGAGCCGCCTGAAGCCGTTGCCGATCTCCTGGAAATACCGTAGATCCTATACGGATGCAGCCGGTATTACGCATCATTATGGTTACAACCTATCGTTGGCTCTCCCGGTCGGCTTTAGCGTCGGATTCGTGTCCGGCCTGTTCGGCATCGGCGGGGGATCGTTGTTCGTGCCGCTTATGATCTTGCTTTTCGCTTTCCCCGCGCATCTCGCCACGGCCACTTCAATGTTCGTCATCTTCTTGAGCTCGATCACGGGAAGCCTCGGCCATACGCTCTATGGCGAGATCGACTGGTTCAGTGCATTGTTTCTTGCGCCGGGCGCCTGGATCGGCGGCCGCTGGGGCGCCGCGATCGCGAATCGGTTAAGCGGGAACGCGCTGCTGTGGGTGATGCGAGTTGCAATGGTGCTGCTCGGCTTGCGGATGATTTGGAGCGGAGTCTTGCTGGTGGAGGTATAATCATAAAGTACAATTGAATCTTGGGTGGGGCATGGTTTCCCTTCGAAAGGAGGTGAAACCATGGAGTTGAAAGATGCGATAACAATCATGATTCTATTCGCAACATTTGTCTTAGCACTTTTAACATACATCGGGAATAACTACAAGAGAAAGTAAAAACCCACCCCAAGGTTTCGCGGCCAAAGGTGGGTTTTTGAGCTTCTAAACCTGGAAGGGATCAACCCATCCAAGCCAATTGTATAGCCGAGTGTTCGCAGCACTCGGCTTTGTTACTTAAAGAATAACATACAAAAAATCAGATGGAAACCCTAAAAACTCATTGAAAACCTCAGACAACAGAAGGAGTTCCGGGGAAGTGAGTGTTGCGACAACACTGACGGATTCGTGAATTCGAGAGA encodes the following:
- a CDS encoding sulfite exporter TauE/SafE family protein, translated to MIITILLLLSIGILASTFGSIVGLGGGIIIIPALLYLDPVLLHRGISTASAVGTSMVVLVFTALSSTLAFHKQKKVDVRSGLLFFASSGPAALLGASFTGLIAPGPFQIGFGCFILFVSALLLLKSRLKPLPISWKYRRSYTDAAGITHHYGYNLSLALPVGFSVGFVSGLFGIGGGSLFVPLMILLFAFPAHLATATSMFVIFLSSITGSLGHTLYGEIDWFSALFLAPGAWIGGRWGAAIANRLSGNALLWVMRVAMVLLGLRMIWSGVLLVEV
- a CDS encoding putative holin-like toxin produces the protein MELKDAITIMILFATFVLALLTYIGNNYKRK